GGCCAAGACCAACTTCCTGGCCAATGTCAGCCATGAGCTGCGCACGCCGCTGAACGCGATCCTCGGCTTCTCGGAAGCGCTGATGAGCGGAATCTTCGGCCGCCTGACCGGCCGTCAGGAGGAGTATGTCGGCGACATCCACCAGTCCGGCCAGCGCCTGCTGGCCCTGATCAACGACATTCTCGACCTGGCCAAACTCGACGCCGGCAAGCTGGAACTCCGGGAGGAAGCGGTCGCCCTGGACAGGCTGGCGGCCGAAGCGATCCGGGATCTGCGCGTCGCTTCCCGCGCCGCCGGAGTCACGGTCGACCTGACGCCGGCCATCGGGAATGTCAGGGTCCTTGGCGATCCGCTGCGGCTTCGTCAGGTCCTGGACAACCTGCTCTCCAACGCGATCAAGTTCACGCCCTGGGGTGGTCGGATCGAGATCGCCTTGAAGCGGCTCGCCGATGGACGCACCGTCGTCATGGTCTCCGATACCGGGGTCGGCGTTCCCGCCGAGGATCTGGCGCGCGTCTTCCTGCCTTTCGAGCAGATCGACAGTCGGCGGGCGCGTCAGGTCAAGGGAACCGGATTGGGATTGCCGCTGGTCCGCCAGCTGGTGGAACGTCATGGCGGCACGGTCAGGATGTCGAGCGAACTCGGCTCAGGCACCCAGGTATGGGTCGAGTTGCCGCCCGAACGCGCGCTCCCGGCAGAGGACGCCTCGGGGTCGGTCGCACCGGGGACCTCCGTCGCAGACCACCGCCCCCGCAACATGGCGTGAGGGTGGACCGGAAACGACGGAGGGATGAGCCCGCGCTGATGAAGCCGCCGTTACGCCGCGTCCCCCTCACCTTCG
This Skermanella mucosa DNA region includes the following protein-coding sequences:
- a CDS encoding sensor histidine kinase; the protein is MDLGKIIWMVSIVLVSCSTPMLIPDLIGIQRSVEIASGADLWYDGELSADLLRLQVAIRGLEPGSRPEVAEEVMLRLDNVFNRLNALPEAGSAEWHTWAAGREDGVAEVRRIVDRIDRDLPLLRTDPAAFRTLADRNVEEAVIVHRRLLFAGSDHQNVLVGQIQRQVSVFQMKLLAYGAGFIVLVLALVWLMRRHVGAERELRTNNRHLRDVTERLVVARDAAIRSNEAKTNFLANVSHELRTPLNAILGFSEALMSGIFGRLTGRQEEYVGDIHQSGQRLLALINDILDLAKLDAGKLELREEAVALDRLAAEAIRDLRVASRAAGVTVDLTPAIGNVRVLGDPLRLRQVLDNLLSNAIKFTPWGGRIEIALKRLADGRTVVMVSDTGVGVPAEDLARVFLPFEQIDSRRARQVKGTGLGLPLVRQLVERHGGTVRMSSELGSGTQVWVELPPERALPAEDASGSVAPGTSVADHRPRNMA